CCCAGAGCGCGCCGGTGCCGGACGAGGGGTTGATCGAGTGCGGGTACGGCAGCTGGGAGGGGCAGCCGCTGAAGAAGCTGGCCAAGGAGCCGCTCTGGCCGGTGGTGCAGCAGCATCCCAGCGCGGCGGTCTTCCCGCAGGGGGAGGCGATGGCGCAGATGGCCACCCGGGCGGTCGCGGCGGTACGCGGCTGGGACGCCCGGCTGAGCGCCGAGCACGGCCCCGAGGCGGTCTGGCTGGCGTGCAGCCACGGCGATGTGATCAAGGCGATCGTGGCGGACGCGCTCGGCGTACACCTGGATCTCTTCCAACGGATCGTGGTGGACCCGGCGTCGGTGACCGTGATCCGCTACACCCCCCTGCGCCCGTTCCTGGTCCGCCTCAACGACGTCGGCGGTGACCTCGCCGGTGTGGCGCCGCCGCCGCGCCGACGGCGTCGGCGGGCCAGCCGGTCGGCGGACTCGGACGCCGCGGTCGGCGGTGGCGCGGGGGCGTCCCGGTGAGCGGCGCGATTCGGGTCGGTGGGGTGCACGGTGCCTGGGGCCGCCGGATAGGGTCGTGGGTATGACCCACCAGGTGCACGCCTTCGAGCCGCCGGAGCGGTTCGTCGCCGGGACCGTCGGGCCGCCGGGGGAGCGCACGTTCTTCCTCCAGGCGCGCGGCGGCGGCCGGCTGGTCAGCGTCGCACTGGAGAAGGTGCAGGTCTCCCTGCTCGCCGAGAAGCTGGAGGAGCTGCTCACCGAGGCGCAGCGCCGGTTCGGCGTGGAGCTGCCCGAGGCCCCCGCCTCGGTCGGTGACAACGACCCGCTGGAGACGCCGGTCGACGAGGAGTTCCGGGTCGGCACGCTGGGCCTGGCCTTCGACGCCGACACCGCGACCGTGGTGATCGAGGCGATCGCGGTCGGCGAGGCGGAGACCGAGATCGAGCTCGGCGAGTCGGAGGAGGAGCCCGACGACGTCGACGAGCCCGACGAGGATCTCGACCGACTCCGGGTCCGACTGACCCCCGAGGCGACGCGTGAGTTCATCGAGCGGGCCCGGCGGGTGGTCAACGCCGGCCGGCCGCCCTGCCCGCTCTGCGGCCAGCCGCTCGACCCGGCCGGCCACCTCTGCCCGCGGAACAACGGCTACCACCGGTGACCTCGTCCGGCCTGGCACCTCGCAAGGACGGGGGTGCCGCGCTGCGTCTGTTGCGCGACGGTGAGCTGGCCGTCGAGGGTCGGCTGGTGGACGCCTCGAACACGACCCTGCGTGGCGTGCTGACGCTGGGCGGGGCCTCGGCGCGGTGCGTCTACAAGCCGGTGCGCGGTGAGCGGCCGTTGTGGGACTTCCCGGACGGCACGCTGGCCGGCCGCGAGGTCGCCGCCTACCTGGTCTCCGTGGCCACCGGCTGGGACCTGGTGCCGCCGACGGTGCTGCGCGACGGCCCGTTCGGCCCGGGCTCGTGCCAGCTGTGGATCGACGAGCCGGCCGACGCCGCACCGCTGGTCGAGTTCGTGCCGGCCGACGCCGTACCGCCCCGGTGGTTTCCGGTCGCGGCGGCCCGCGACGACGACGGCACCCCGTACGCCCTGGCGCACGCCGACGACCCGCGGCTGGCCCGGCTCGCGGTGCTCGACGCGGTGATCAACAACGCGGACCGCAAGGGCGGCCACGTCCTGCTCGGCCCGGACGACCGGATCCACGGTGTCGACCACGGGGTGAGCTTCCACGTGGAGGAGAAGCTGCGGACGGTCCTGTGGGGTTGGGCCGGACGGCGGCTGCCGGCGGACGCGCTCGACGCGCTCGGCCGCCTGGCCGGCCAGGTCACAGGCCCGCTCGGCGAGGAACTGGCCGAGCACCTGACCCTCGGCGAGATCGCCGAACTGGCGGCCCGGATCGACCGGCTGTGCGAGCGGGGCCGGTTCCCGCAGCCCTCCCCGGACTGGCCGGCGATCCCGTGGCCGCCGATCTGAGCGTGTCGCGTTGATCACTCTCGGGCCGGGGCGACGCCGCGCGGCGGCTGGCTAGGCTGACGGTCATGGACTCTTGGGTGGGGCACGAGGTGCCGCGGCTGCCGGGCAGGGGCGCGCCGCTGAGGTTGTTCGACTCGGCGCGCCAGGGCGTGCACCCGACCGATCCGGATGGTCCGGCCACCATGTACGTCTGCGGCATCACCCCGTACGACGCCACCCACCTCGGGCACGCCGCCACCATGATCGCCTTCGACCTGGTGCAGCGGATGTGGCGCGACGCGGGCCACGAGGTCCGGTACGTGCAGAACGTCACCGACATCGACGACCCGCTGCTGGAACGGGCCGCGCGCGACCGGGAGGACTGGAAGGTCCTGGCGATGCGGGAGACGGCACTGTTCCGCGAGGACATGGAGGCGCTGCGGATCATCCCACCGGCACACTACGTCGGCGCCGTCGAGTCGATCCCGGACATCGTCGAGAAGGTGCTGGTGCTGCTCAAGGACGGTGCCGCGTACCGCCTGGAGGACGGGACGGGCGACGTCTACTTCGACATCTCGGCCGCGCCGCGGTTCGGCTACGAGTCCCAGCTCCCGCGTGCCCGGATGCGGGAGCTCTCCGCCGAGCGCGGTGGCGACCCGGACCGGGCCGGCAAGCGCGACCCGTTGGATCCGCTGCTGTGGCGCGGCGCCCGGGACGGCGAACCGTCCTGGCCCGGTGGTGACCTCGGGCCGGGTCGGCCGGGGTGGCACATCGAGTGCGCGGTGATCGCCCTCGGTCTGCTCGGCGCCACCGTCGACGTGCAGGGCGGCGGCAACGACCTGCTCTTCCCGCACCACGAGTGCTCCGCCGCGCACGTGGAGCGGCTGACCGGCGTGGCGCCGTTCGCCGGCCACTACGTGCACGCCGGCATGATCGGGCTGGACGGCGAGAAGATGTCCAAGTCCCGTGGCAACCTGGTCTTCGTCTCCCGGCTGCGCGCCGACAAGGTGGACCCGATGGCGGTCCGGTTGGCGCTGCTCTCCGGGCACTACCGCGCCGACCGGTCGTGGACCGACGACCTGCTGGTCACCGCGGAGCAGCGGCTGGACCGCTGGCGCCGGGCCGCCGCCGCGCCCGCCGGGCCGTCCGGGGAGGCGTTCCTGGCCGGCGTACGCGAGCGCCTCGCCGACGACCTGGACTCGCCCGGTGCCCTGCGGCTGGCCGACGAGTGGGCCGAGCGCACCCTCGCCGGCACCGCCGACGACCCCACCGCCCCACCCCTCTTCGCCACCACCCTGGACGCCCTCCTAGGCATCACCCTCTAACCTCCCCGCCCCGGCCAGTCAGCCGAGGATCAGGCCGGGGTCGGGGGTGGGGGGCTGGGTGGGGGCGGGGATGGGGTACTCCTCGGTGAGGGTGGTGACCGGGCCGGGCCAGGTGGCCTGGGCGACCTCGATGGGTTTGCGGTGCGGGTCGTACGCCACGTGCAGCAGGTGCAGCACCGGCGTGTCCGGCCGGATCTGGAGCGTCTCCGACTCCTCGCGGCTGGGTTGGCGGGCGGTGATGGTGTCGGTGGCGGTGGCGTACCGTCGCCCGGTGGCCTCCTCGGCCTCCTGGTAGAGCGGGCGGCCGAACGCCTCGGCCCGCTCCAGCGAGGTGCCGGCGGTGTCGGCGGGCAGGAACCAGGAGGCGCCCACCTCCACCGGCGAGTCCTCGGTGCGGACCAGATGACGGCGGCAGAGCAGCTCGGTGCCGTCGGGTACGCCGAACGCGTCGGCCACCTCGGGCGGCGCGGGGGAGCGGCCGACGGAGACGAGCTGCTGCCGGTACCGGGCCGCCAGGTCGGTGTGGTAGCCGCGGAAGCCGCCGTAGCGCCCCCGGGAGAGCCGGTTGAGCCGCCGCCGGGTGCCGCGTACGTACGTACCGGAGCCGGGCTTGGTGATCAGGACTCCCTCGACCCGCAGCTGGTCGACGGCGCGCTGCACGGTCTGCTTCGCCACGCCGAACATCTCGGCGATGGCCGGGATGGACGGCAGCCGCTCGCCCGGCGCCCAGTCGCCGCGCCGGACCTGGGCCCTCAGCTGCGCGGCGATCTGCCGGTGCGGGAACTCCGCCGCGCCCGGGTTGACCTGCATCCCCAACCTCCTCATCTCAGCTAGGTTCCTAGGATGCCGTACGCGGGGTGCGCGGCGCCACCCCGACACACATCGAGGCCCGCACGCACCGAGGCCCCGGGCGGTGCTGCCCGGGGCCTCTCTGGTTGACGTGGGGGAGGGTGTTACCAGGAACCGGCGGTCGGGCCGGCGGACCCGCCCCGGCGGCGGAGGTACTTCTCGAACTCCTGGGCGATCTCGTCCCCGGTCAACGGGGTGATCCCGGCGTCGCCGACGCGTTCCTCCAGCTCGCGGACGTACTCGCCCAGCTCGGCGTCCTGCTCGGCGGCGCTGCGGACCCGCTGCTCCCACTCGGCCGCCTCCTCGGCCAGGTCGGCCATGGGCACCGGCAGGTCGAGCACCTCCTCGACCCGGTGCAGCAGGGCGAGGGTCGCCTTCGGGCAGGGCGGGTTGTTGGCGTAGTGCGGGACGTGCACCCAGAAGGAGACGGCGTCGACCTCGGCGCGGGTGCAGGCGTCGTGCAGCACACCGACGATGCCGGTCGGCCCGTCGTAGCGGGTCGGGGTGAGCTGGTAGCGGCGCGCGGCGTCGGCGTCGGAGGCGCTGCCGCTGATCGGCAGCGGCCGAGTGTACGGCACGTCGGCGAGCAACGCGCCGAGCAGGACCACCCGCTCGACCTCCAGGCTGTGGCAGATCTCGAGCACCTGCTCACAGAAGGTACGCCAGCGCATGCTCGGCTCGATGCCGCGAATCAGCACCACGTCCCGCTCGGTGCCGGCGGGACTGGCGACGGTGAACCGGGTCGTGGGCCACTCCACCCGCCGGGTGGCGCCGTCGGACATGGCGATGGTGGGCCGGCTGACCTGGAAGTCGTAGAAGTCCTCCGGGTCCAACTCGGTGATGGGACGGGCCTCCCACACCTGTTCCAGGTGCTCGACGGCCGCGGTCGAGGCGTCGGCCGCGTCGTTCCACCCCTCGAAGGCGGCGATGGCCACCGGAGACCGCAGCACCGGCAGCCCGTCGAACTCGGTCACGCCGTCACCTCCTGCTCGTCACCGGCGGCACGGGGCCCGGCCCCGGTCGGCCGCCCGCGGTGCATGGTGGTGTCGCTGTAGTCCTTCACGTCAGCCAGCCTACGTGCCGCGCCGGGACGCGGCCCGTCGGCCGCGCCGGATAGGCCCGACGCCCCGCCCGATGTGTCCCACTGGCGCGCCGGCATCGCGGAACCAGCGCCGGCGTCGCGGGACCAGTGGGCCTGGTCAGCGGCATAGCGGACGAAAGCGTCCAACGTGATCCCGATGACACAATGCGGGATCCGGTGGCGGGCGGGGATGCGGACGCTGCGGGTCGCACTAGCCTGAGACCCGTGCGGACTTCGTTGCTCGATGCGCTGGCAGACCGGATCCTCATCGCCGACGGGGCGATGGGGACGATGCTCCAGGCCGCCGACCTGACCCTGGACGACTTCGACGGCCTTGAGGGCTGCAACGAGATCCTCAACGTCACCCGGCCCGAGGTCGTCCGCGGGGTGCACGAGGCGTACCTGGCGGCCGGCGCGGACTGCGTGGAGACAAACACCTTCGGCGCGAACCTCGCCAACCTGGCCGAGTACGACATCCAGCACCGGATCCGGGAGCTGTCCGAGGCCGGTGCCCGGATCGCCCGGGAGGCCGCCGACGCGTACGGCACGCCGGAGCGGCCCCGGTTCGTGCTCGGCTCGATCGGCCCCGGCACCAAGCTGCCCACGCTCGGCCACGCCGCGTACGCCACGCTGCGCGACGCGTACCGGGAGAACGCCGCGGGCCTGATCGAGGGCGGTGCGGACGCGCTGATCATCGAGACCTGCCAGGATCTGCTCCAGGTCAAGGCCGCCGTGGTCGGTGCGCACCGGGCGATGGCGGAGCTGGGCCGGAAGGTCCCGCTGATCTGCCACGTCACCGTCGAGACGACCGGCACCATGCTGCTGGGCAGCGAGATCGGTGCCGCGTTGACCGCGATCGAGCCGCTCGGCGTCGACCTCATCGGGCTGAACTGCGCCACCGGGCCGGCGGAGATGAGCGAGCACCTGCGCTACCTCTCCCAACACGCCCGGGTGCCGCTGTCGGTGATGCCCAACGCGGGCCTGCCGCAGCTCACCGCCGACGGCGCGGTCTACCCGCTGACCCCGGTGGAGCTGGCCGACGCGCTGGAGCGCTTCGTCACCGACTACGGCGTGGCGCTGATCGGTGGCTGTTGCGGCACCACCCCGGAACACATCGCGCTGCTCGCCGAGCGGTTGCACGGCGCGCGGGCGGGTGCCCGGGAGCCCCGCACCGACCCGGGTGTCTCCTCGATCTACCATCACGTGCCGTTCGCCCAGGATGCCAGCGTGCTGATGGTGGGGGAGCGGACCAACGCCAACGGTTCGAAGGCGTTCCGGGACGCGATGCTCGCCGCCGACTGGCAGTCCTGCGTGGAGATCGCCCGCAGCCAGGCCCGCGACGGCTCGCACCTGCTGGATCTCTGCGTCGACTACGTCGGCCGCGACGGCGGCACCGACATGCGCGAGCTGGCCGGCCGGTTCGCCACCGCCTCGACCCTGCCGATCATGTTGGACTCGACCGAGCCCGCGGTGGTCGAGGCCGGGTTGGAGATGCTCGGCGGGCGGTGCGTGGTCAACTCGGTGAACTTCGAGGACGGCGACGGGCCGGACTCCCGCTACGCCCGGGTGATGCCGGTGGTCGCCGAGCACGGCGCCGCCGTGGTCGCGCTGCTCATCGACGAGGAGGGCCAGGCCCGTACGGCGGAATGGAAGGTACGCGTCGCCGAGCGGCTGATCGGCGACCTCACCGGCCGGTGGGGGATGCGCCGGTCCGACATCCTCATCGACGCGCTGACCTTCCCGATCGCCACCGGGCAGGAGGAGACCCGCCGCGACGGCATCGAGACCATCGAGGCGATCCGGGAGATCGCCCGCCGCTGGCCGGGCGTGAACTTCACCCTGGGCATCTCGAACGTCTCCTTCGGGCTGAACCCGGCCGCCCGGCAGGTGCTCAACTCGGTCTTCCTGCACGAGTGCGTGCAGGCCGGGCTGACCTCGGCGATCGTGCACGCCAGCAAGATCCTGCCGATGTCGAAGATCCCGGACGAGCCGCGGGAGATCGCGCTCGACCTGATCTACGACCGCCGCCGCGACGGCTACGACCCGGTGCAGCGGTTCATCGAGGTCTTCGAGGGCGTCGACGCCGCCTCGGCGCGGGCCACCCGGGCCGAGGAGCTGGCCGCGCTGCCGCTCCACGAGCGGCTCAAGCGGCGGATCGTCGACGGCGAACGCAACGGCCTGGAGGCCGACCTGGAGGCGGCGATGGCCGCCGGCACGGCACCGCTGGCGATCATAAACGACATCCTGCTGGACGGCATGAAGGTCGTCGGTGAGCTGTTCGGCTCCGGGCAGATGCAGCTGCCGTTCGTGCTCCAGTCGGCCGAGGTGATGAAGACCGCGGTGGCGTACCTCGAACCGCACATGGAGAAGGCCGACGACGGCGGCAAGGGCAGAATCGTGCTCGCCACGGTCAAGGGTGACGTGCACGACATCGGCAAGAACCTGGTCGACATCATCCTGTCCAACAACGGCTACGAGGTGGTGAACATCGGCATCAAGCAGCCGATCTCCGCCATCCTCGACGCCGCCGAGCAGCACCGCGCCGACGCCATCGGCATGTCCGGCCTGCTGGTCAAGAGCACGGTCATCATGAAGGAGAACCTCGCCGAGATGGCCACGCGCGGGGTCGCGGAACGCTGGCCGGTCCTGCTCGGGGGCGCCGCGCTGACCCGGGCGTACGTCGAGGACGACCTGCGGTCGACGTTCCCCGGCCAGGTGCACTACGCCCGCGACGCCTTCGAGGGGCTGTCCCTGATGGACCGGGTGATGACCGCCAAGCGCGGCGGCGCACCGGTGGTCGACGCCGAGCGGGAGGCGGCCCTGGCGGCCCGGCGGGCCCGCCGGGAGCGGCAGCGTGCGGTGGTCGCCGAGTCGCTGCCGGAGCTGCACGACGCCTCGGTGCGCTCCGACGTGGCGGTGGACGTGCCGGTGCCGTCCGCGCCGTTCTTCGGCACCCGGGTGATCAAGGGGGTGCCGCTGGCCGACTACGCGGCACTGCTGGACGAGCGGGCCACCTTCATGGGGCAGTGGGGCCTGCGCGGTGCGCGCGGCGGCAAGGGCCCGTCCTACGAGGAACTGGTCGAGACCGAGGGCCGGCCGCGGTTGCGCTACTGGCTGGACCGCCTGATCGCCGACCAGGTGCTGGAGGCGGCCGTGGTGTACGGCTACTTCCCGGCGTACTCGGAGGGCAACGACCTGGTGGTGCTGGACGAGAACGGGAACGCCGAACGGGCCCGGTTCTCCTTCCCCCGGCAGCGGCAGGAGCGGCGGCTCTGCCTGGCCGACTTCTTCCGCCCGCGCGGCGAGGAGCTGGATGTGGTGGCGTTGCAGCTGGTCACCGTCGGCCAGCCGGTCAGCGAGTACGCGGCCAAGCTGTTCGCCCGCAACGAGTACCGCGACTACCTGGAGGTGCACGGGCTCTCCGTGCAGCTCACCGAGGCGCTCGCCGAGTACTGGCACCATCGGGTACGAGCCGAGCTGCGGCTGCCCGACGGCCGTACCGTCGCCGACGACGACCCGGCGGATCTGGCCGGCCTGCTGCGCACCGACTACCGGGGCTGCCGGTACGCGTTCGGCTATCCGGCCTGCCCCGACCTGGAGGACCGGGCGAAGATCGTGGAACTGCTCGGCGCCGACCGGATCGGGGTGGAGCTGTCGGAGGAGTTCCAGCTCATGCCCGAGCAGGCCACCGACGCCATCGTCGTCCACCACCCCGAGGCCAGCTACTTCAACGCCAAGTAGTCACCGCAGGTGCCGTGCGGCCAGCGGATACTCCACCTGCTCGCCGCCGGCTCCCTGTTGGCCTGCCCACTCGCCCCGCCCCCGCCGACAGCGGCCATCAGGTAGGGAGTGACCGTCGAAGACTTCGCCTGCGCCGCAGGTAGGCTTCTATGTTGCTCCGCTTACTAGTTAGCGTTACTGTCTAGCTGTGGAGAGCGAATCCTGGCCGGCGGAGTGGCTGCGGGGGGTGCTCGGGGTGTGCGTCCTGCGGGTCCTGCTGGACGGCCCGACCTACGGCTACGCCATCTCGACGCGGCTGGAGTCGGCCGGCCTGGGGCCACTCAAGGGCGGGACGCTCTATCCACTGCTCAACCGGCTGGAACAGGCCGGGTGGGTGGGGGTCGAGTGGCGTCCCGGTGAGGGTGGGCCGGGCCGCAAGTACTTCGCCCTGACCGAGTCGGGTCGGCGTGAGGCGCACGCTCAGGTGCGGCGCTGGGCCCGGTTCGCCCAGATCACCACCACGCTGACCAGTGCCGACGGCACCGCGAACGTCCTCGGTGAGCCCGTCAGGGCGCAGGAAGGATGACCATGAACGCCACCCCTGCGCCCACACCGGCGCCGTCCGACCGGCCGTCCGACATCTCGTTGACCACACCGCACGTCGACCGGGCCTGGCGGGAGGACTTCGTCGTCGAACTGCGGCTCGCCGACGTGCCCGGTGACCGGATCGGTGACGCGCTGGCCACAGTGGACGCCCACTGTGCCGATTCGGGGCAGAGCGCTGCCGAGGCCTTCGGCGACCCGGTCGCGTACGCGCGCGCGGTGCGGGGCAACGGCTCTGGTCACGGCACCGCGCTGCGGCCCCGGACGGTGGTGGGTCTGCTGCTCGGATTGGCGGGGCTGATCGCCGTGCCACGGGCCGTCGACGCCTGGGCCGAGGCTACTGCGGTCGTGGTCAGTGGAGGTGACCTCGTGGCGCTCGGCCTGTGTGTTGGCGCCGTGATACTGCTGCTGGCACGTCCGACGCCGATCCTGCGGCAGGTGTTCCGTCGCCGTTCGCTGGCCTTCGTGCTGCCCTTCGGCCTGCTGACCGTCTTCCTCCTGCCGCAGGCGCTCTGGCGCGAGCCGGTCGCCCAGTCCGCGTGGCCTCTGCCCGCTGCGGTGGGCGTGGTCGCGTTGATCCTGCAGGTGGTGCTGACCTGGCCCGCGTTGACCGAATCCGATCCGATCCGCGACCCGCGGGTGTCCACTCCGTCCCGTCCGCAGATCGAGTGGGCGTTGGCCTTCCTGTTCCCCTTCCTGACCATGATCATGCTCGGCGTCGACGCGGTCTTCCGCCTGCTGGCCTGAAGGCGGGCGGGCGGGCTCACGTCTCGGCTGAACTCGGGTCTGACCCGGGCTTCGAGGGGCCGGCCAACCCGGCGGCTTGCGCGCGAGCCCGCTCCAGGATGAGGTCGGCCTCCGCGCGGGCCGCCGACCGGATGCCCTCGGATTCCCGCTTCGCCGCGGTCCGATGGTCGTCGGCCTGCTCCTCGGCCAGGCGGAGAATGCCCTCGACCCGGGTACCCAGCCCGGAGAGGGTGGGCCCTTCCTGGGCCGGCTGGGCCGATACGTCCGCGGCGAGCGTGGTGGGCGCGAAGTTGCGGAGGAGACCTCCGACACCCAGCGCGACGGCGACGATGCCGAGCATGACGGCGGCTTGGCCGAGGAAGGCGCCGCCGACGGCACCGATGCCGAGCCCGATCATCAGCGCTGGGGGTGACACGGTTGGCGGTCTCATGCATTCTCCCCGGTGCTGCGCGGGCCGATCGTCTGATCTGGATCTACATTCGACCACGGCTTGCGGCTACTCGGGGCATCCCGCCGGTGGGAGGGCCCCACTTGCCGCATGTCGCGGCTGAACGTGGCTGAATGCGGCCGGGCGCGACCGCAGGGCAGCCGGGGCCTCGGGGCGGCGAAATGTACGGACTCCGCGCTAGTCTCCGGCACTATGGATGAGCTTGAGTACTACCGGCGTCACAGCGCGTTGACCGACCCGGGATCCAAGCGACACCTGTTCAGCGGCCTGCCGGCCGATGTTGCCGGCATGGCGAAGGTGATCGGCGGAGTGCTGATACACCGCGACTGCACCGAGCTGTTCGGGTTCGCCCTTCCCGAGCAGCGCCGCGACGAGGCGAACACCCGGTACGTCGAGGCGATCCTCACCTATCTCGGCACGCTGGACGAGCGCCGGCCCGAGGATCGCTTCGCCGGCACGTGCCGCGACTTCACCGTCCTGCTCTGCGCGATGCTGCGCGAGGCCGGCATCCCGGCCCGGGCCCGGGCCGGCTTCGCCGGCTACTTCACCGACGGCTTCTTCGAGGACCACTGGGTGGTCGAGGTCTGGCACCACGACCGTGGCTGGTATCTGGTCGACGCCCAGATCGCCAGCGCCCCCGCTGGCACCTACACCGACGCGGACGTCGACCCGCTGGACGTGCCCCGGGACGCGTTCGTCGTCGGTGGCCAGGCGTGGCAGGAGGGCCGGACCGGCACGCGCGATCTGGGCAGCATCGGCTTCAGCGGAGCGGGCCTGACCGGCATGTGGGAGATCCAGGGCAACGCGCTCCGCGATCTCGCCGCCCTGAACCGGGTCGAGACGCTGCCCTGGGACTCGTGGGGCTCATCGGCGTCCACTACGACCAGCTGGATTCCGCCGACGTCACGCTGCTTGACGAGGTCGCCGCGGTCAGCGCGGCCAGCGGCCCCTTGCCACGGGCCGCGAACACCTACCGCAGCGACCCGCGCCTGCCGGCACCGGCCCCGCTCACCGGCGGCGGCCGACCCGGGCGTTAGGCCGCGCTTCATAAGACCGTGCCCGGCTGTGCCGGACCGCCACCCGGACCGCCACCCGGACCGCCACCCGGGCCTCGGCTCGCTCGGGCGAGCCTGTGAACGCGGCCTCGCCTCCGGGCGGGTCTATGGCCCGTTCCGGCGGGCGGCTTCCGCCTCCACGCGGATGCCGGCGAGGAGCAGGCCGAGGCCGTACGCGAACTGTTCGGCGGAGCCGACGACGGGCAACTCCTCGCCGGGCAGGGAGTCGGGCAGGGAGTCGGGCGGCGAACCAGACAGCGAACCGGGCGGTGAACCCGGGGATGAGTCGGGCAGCGCGCTGATCACCTGGCTCACCTGACTCCAGCGTGCGTCCCGCTGCCCGGCGCGTACCGCCATGGCGAGCGCCGCGGCGACGTACGCGATCAGGGCCTGCGCGGCCCTGACCGCTGCCGGCCGGGGCAGCCCGGCGTCGAGCAGGGCCGCGAAGATGGCGGCGCCGAGCCGCCTGCCGTGCGGGCCCAGCGGTGGCCGGGCGGCCACGTGCGCCGCCGCGCCGGGGTGGCGTAACGCGGCCTCGCGGATGGCGGTCGCGACGTGGCGTAGCCGCTCCTCCCAGCCGGCGCGCGGGTCCGGGGCGGTGACGTCGGCCAGGGCGAGATCGGCGACGGCGTCCAGGAGTGCCTCGCGATCGGCGAAGTGGCGGTAGAGCGCCATCGGATCGCAGCCGAGTTCGGCGGCGATGCGGCGCATCGTCATCGCCGGACCGCCCTCCCGATCGCCGACCGCGAGGGCCGCTTCTGCGATACGCGGCGGCGTCAAGGGTCGCGACCTGGGCATGGGCACATGATGCCGTATCCCGGCGCCATGTCTACTGCGTAGACGTCGGGCGTTGCCATGTCTACGCTGTAGACATTGGTCGCCCGGGGGTCCGGGCGTGGACGTGAGGGGTTTCCGATGACTGTCGTCACGCTGGGGCGGGTGGGCGCGGTCGCGCTCAGCGCCGGCACCTTCCTTTTCCTGTTCCTGAACGACTCCTGGCGCCGGGACAACCTCTTCCTGGTGCCGGATCTGATCCTGTGCGTCCTGCTGGTGGTGGCGGCGTCGCTGCCGGCGAGGCACGCGGTGCCGGCCCTGCTGTTCGGGTTCGGGCTCACCGCCGGGGTGCTGGTGACGTCGGTGTCGTCGTACGCCGTCTCCGGTCGGCTCGGCCTGGCCAGCCTGGTCGGCGCCGTCGCCGCCGTGGCCCTGGCCGGCGCCCTGACCGGGCCGCACCGACGCGGCAGGGCGTGAACCAGCCGCGCCGTCCGGTCCCCGTTGGGCGAAACCCGGATCGTCAGCACGACGGGGCT
This is a stretch of genomic DNA from Micromonospora sp. WMMD1082. It encodes these proteins:
- the mshC gene encoding cysteine--1-D-myo-inosityl 2-amino-2-deoxy-alpha-D-glucopyranoside ligase encodes the protein MDSWVGHEVPRLPGRGAPLRLFDSARQGVHPTDPDGPATMYVCGITPYDATHLGHAATMIAFDLVQRMWRDAGHEVRYVQNVTDIDDPLLERAARDREDWKVLAMRETALFREDMEALRIIPPAHYVGAVESIPDIVEKVLVLLKDGAAYRLEDGTGDVYFDISAAPRFGYESQLPRARMRELSAERGGDPDRAGKRDPLDPLLWRGARDGEPSWPGGDLGPGRPGWHIECAVIALGLLGATVDVQGGGNDLLFPHHECSAAHVERLTGVAPFAGHYVHAGMIGLDGEKMSKSRGNLVFVSRLRADKVDPMAVRLALLSGHYRADRSWTDDLLVTAEQRLDRWRRAAAAPAGPSGEAFLAGVRERLADDLDSPGALRLADEWAERTLAGTADDPTAPPLFATTLDALLGITL
- a CDS encoding GntR family transcriptional regulator produces the protein MQVNPGAAEFPHRQIAAQLRAQVRRGDWAPGERLPSIPAIAEMFGVAKQTVQRAVDQLRVEGVLITKPGSGTYVRGTRRRLNRLSRGRYGGFRGYHTDLAARYRQQLVSVGRSPAPPEVADAFGVPDGTELLCRRHLVRTEDSPVEVGASWFLPADTAGTSLERAEAFGRPLYQEAEEATGRRYATATDTITARQPSREESETLQIRPDTPVLHLLHVAYDPHRKPIEVAQATWPGPVTTLTEEYPIPAPTQPPTPDPGLILG
- a CDS encoding DUF3090 domain-containing protein, whose amino-acid sequence is MTHQVHAFEPPERFVAGTVGPPGERTFFLQARGGGRLVSVALEKVQVSLLAEKLEELLTEAQRRFGVELPEAPASVGDNDPLETPVDEEFRVGTLGLAFDADTATVVIEAIAVGEAETEIELGESEEEPDDVDEPDEDLDRLRVRLTPEATREFIERARRVVNAGRPPCPLCGQPLDPAGHLCPRNNGYHR
- a CDS encoding PAC2 family protein, whose translation is MTEFDGLPVLRSPVAIAAFEGWNDAADASTAAVEHLEQVWEARPITELDPEDFYDFQVSRPTIAMSDGATRRVEWPTTRFTVASPAGTERDVVLIRGIEPSMRWRTFCEQVLEICHSLEVERVVLLGALLADVPYTRPLPISGSASDADAARRYQLTPTRYDGPTGIVGVLHDACTRAEVDAVSFWVHVPHYANNPPCPKATLALLHRVEEVLDLPVPMADLAEEAAEWEQRVRSAAEQDAELGEYVRELEERVGDAGITPLTGDEIAQEFEKYLRRRGGSAGPTAGSW
- a CDS encoding histidine phosphatase family protein; the protein is MVRVATLLLLRHGRTTANADGGLAGRQPVELDETGRAQATAVGERLRAVPLAAVVTSPLIRCRQTLELALPQSAPVPDEGLIECGYGSWEGQPLKKLAKEPLWPVVQQHPSAAVFPQGEAMAQMATRAVAAVRGWDARLSAEHGPEAVWLACSHGDVIKAIVADALGVHLDLFQRIVVDPASVTVIRYTPLRPFLVRLNDVGGDLAGVAPPPRRRRRRASRSADSDAAVGGGAGASR
- a CDS encoding SCO1664 family protein, giving the protein MTSSGLAPRKDGGAALRLLRDGELAVEGRLVDASNTTLRGVLTLGGASARCVYKPVRGERPLWDFPDGTLAGREVAAYLVSVATGWDLVPPTVLRDGPFGPGSCQLWIDEPADAAPLVEFVPADAVPPRWFPVAAARDDDGTPYALAHADDPRLARLAVLDAVINNADRKGGHVLLGPDDRIHGVDHGVSFHVEEKLRTVLWGWAGRRLPADALDALGRLAGQVTGPLGEELAEHLTLGEIAELAARIDRLCERGRFPQPSPDWPAIPWPPI